attggaaacgaatatgtgatcggatcaacaaaatgctgtggtgttactttttgtcaatgaaaaaataaagtattttcgtttataaagacgattacaaagaatgtggaccagggtaatactttgagtttacagcttgtccaaggtcattcattattaatactattagaaaTATCTTcgataaagactttgatgcataaaacatttctgcataattaaaatattaaggtgctaggttgtgtacttttgtccaactgagcaatcttgctttcataaaatataccaactttttaatgtataataattaacattctctaatacacagtttaaatttaaaagtctaacgAGTAAAcaacttaaattattaattgaataaagcttgtccctcagcagtgatcgtgATTCGAAACGgggcgttttctggtgacagctcaaatgctgtacatgagaggttaagctttattatctccacctggtggttttacaaggtgcttccggATACCATTAATATAATCTCATTTGAATATGGCAAAGCACAGTATGACATGATGCGTTTAGATGCAACATGCCCAACCCTTTGTACCGCAGCGTACTCCGCTCcttttgaatagctgcatctgcATGCTCCTTTTGTTTGTACTACTACAACCGATCTATAttcctccccccctcccccaatgATGTTCAAATTTGACCATTTTCTCATGATTTGATGCAATATAtggtgtgtatactgtataagaagagTACATTCAGTAGGTGTCAATCCTGACTATGTACCGTGTGTTATGgtaaaatatttgttaacagtacatttaattGTAGCTTGTAGTAAATACAGGGGAAAGGTCAGATTGAAAATCAGAAATGTCTGCCACTGCACAAACAGATGCTTTAATAAGGGTATAATTAAAACTGTACACTTTTCTAAGCAAAGAAGGTTATTTTTGTTTACTGTCTCGGTTTCCTCTGCCTGTGAGTGAGATGTATGAATAtgggtgtgtttttgttttaatattcacAAAAATATCTATGCATGTCATTCATCGGTGGAAGGGGAGTGAACACGTTTGCAAAGCACGGTgtataaaacatattaaaatacattatgcaTATCATACTTTACCGCTAGTAAAACACGCATGCTGTCTAATTTTAACTGCGCATTTCgctctgtaaaaaataaaagacaaaggcTGTATAGAcacttcaaaaaataaaacatactgtgcTATTAATTAAAGTCTACTTTTACCACCCTGTACCTTGTCTATTCTGTTCCCACTGCAGCCTTTCCCCACAgcagaattttttatttttttattttttgctaaaaCATGTCAGGTAGAAGCAGTCACTGTACCTTCTCCAGAGGAGTGAGCTCTTCTTTCAGTCCatccagtttttccagaagctcCTTCTCCTTCAGCAGGTGGTGTTCTGAGAGGTGAAGGGCAATGTGAAGCCTGTGGACAAGGGTCTTCATATCCTCTAGCTGTGTCAGCTGCTCACTGGATACCTTTCCTGCACAGCAAAACACATTGTCCCATATTAGCAGGACACTTGCAAAGCTATTCAGCTGCACAACAGGCTTTCCAATTTCTGTATGTgacttatataataataataataataataataataataataataataataataataataataataaatcctttcacttatatagtgcttttctggacactccattcaaagctcttggttatggggactcccctccaccaccaccaatgtgcagcacccatctggatgatgcaacggcagccatagtgggcCAGAACacttaccacacatcagctattagtgaggaggagaacagagtgatgcagccagttcataaatggggattataaggaggctgTGACTGCTAAAAGCCACTGGGAAATTTGGTAATGACACCATAACACCCCTTTTCTTGTCAAAAACgtccagggatttttaatgaccacagagagacaggacctcagttttatgtctcatctgaaagacggtGCCTTTTTAGAGAATAGTTTCcctgtcattatactggggcattaggacacacagactgcagaatgagcaccccctacagtccccactgacacctcttccaccagcaatcttagctttcccaggaggtctcccatgcagGTATTATCCAGGCCTCTACATCTGCTGctcttcagtgggctgccagttgtgagttgcagggtgatatagccagcagctatatatctatatactgtatatgtatatatatacaggtacatatacatacatatgtaaatatatgtatatattaaataaagctATATATAACTATGgttatatatgtaaatataggAAGAATACAAAGGTTTTATATAAGTAAAATCACTATTGTATGTATGTTTTAGAAGATTGTTATACATATTTTGGAtagtaattaaatgttttgttatcATTTTGACATAATTATCCTTCATTGCTGACCAGAATACATATATAATCAGGAAAGAAAAAGAACCCTTGGACTACACTGATGGACGTTGGCGAGTGTAATACAATCTACCAATGAAGCACAACAGCCAGAGTCTAAATGTCGGCTAAATGTGACCAAGGAGTCCAAGCTGGAGTGCCTGATCACTGCAGTGATCCACTTGTAGAGGTTTATGGACAGCAAAACGCTACACTGATCTAATTCCGGGACCTCAAGTACCGTCCATTCCTGTGGGCTCATTCTGACAAGACTACATTCCAACACAACACCACACACTGCTCATGCAACAGTGAGATTCTGGAGATGACAAACTTGAATCCTTTTAAACACCTGTGAGATGAGCAAGGATGGTGTATCCCATcaagagaccagtgaacagacaCATGTTTGTCCACACTATTTAAGAGGAAAGGTACAGAGTTTCAGGAGACTGCATTTGCAGCTGGCAGCAAAGCATGTATTAAAGATTTACAATATACAGCTTGTATTGCTTATgtttcagatatacagtatacacacagcACTAGTATATTACTTTCACAGTAGGCCCCCTGTTGATTAATGCTGGTGATTACAATTTATCATAATTAATATATATGCTTATAAAACAACATTTGCCTTATTATACCTTTGTGTCGATTATTAGCGATACATTGCTTAGTATattatcaatttaaaatatgGAATGGAGATTAATAAGCACTTTTAGCACAACAGCAATATGCTTTATTTGACTGTATGCCACTGTTCTGTAATAAAACGCTGTGAGCACTCGTAAGCTTTTGGTCTTTATTACACTGTACGTCTACCAATTCAGTGTTTTGGCAGGAAGATTTGTGGAGGGTGCAGCTGGGTGGGGGGTCATGGGGGAAATTTACATGCTAGGAAATGTTATGTTTTCAGAATAAAGAAGCACCAAAATATGTTGTGGGTTAGTGAAATTAGTTTTTCCAAACGATGaggcacatatactgtaatgtgtaATAGGTttgtaagttttttaacttaaagtacattttttataaatatactgCATGTCACTTGAGGTTCCTCACAGGAAAATGAATCATCCCTGTTCACCACTGCTACCAACTTTTTTTATCCAGTTCACATCCAGTAATTCAAAATGGAAAAGTCTTTCTTTACCAGGGAAAAATTACaacaacaagaaaaaagaaatgtttctaGAAGTTATAAACTGGAATACAAGGCAGGAAAAGCAATAATGTAGCTTTATCTCAATCCATTCCTCCCAAATATTGAAAACGTATAGAGGGGGTCTTTGAACTGAAACCTGAAGACACAGTACAGCAGTCAGAATCCAAATAGTGTTCTACACTGAACAAATGTAGTCTTATCAGACTGTTCCCAGCAATCGGGACTTTACCAGatatactaaaataaaataaaaaaatattttttttccaactaaGAGGTAGGCAGCATTCATAAAAACATTGAATTTGAGTACATCTATGACGGAAAATAGCtagattaaattaataaataattgttttacCTATGTTTGATGAATGCACATCGTAGGTGACATCATTGATAAGGAGCTGGAAGTCTTTGCTTAGGAGATTCTCAATAGACGTAGAAGAGGAAATCTTCATTCCGTCTGTGGACAATAATAGAATTGGTTATTACTGTTCAGTTTAGGGCTTATCATCCCGATTAGATACATTTCACCTCTAGGCTTGACTATATCATCAACAACCTGCTACTACAATTACATTTGGTCACACAAAGCAGTGTGAAGGAAATGAGAATTATAGTCAATTGACTCCATCTATCTAGGGGCAAGCACCAGGTCTAGGAGTGAAAATAGTCTTTACATGAGAAGCCTGGTGAAAGCAAACAATTTTAATTGGCTCTATCCTGAatagagaagaagaaaaagatcatACATAATTATACATGAACCCTTAAGTGCATAGAATAAAACAatgtgaaaaacatgttctCAATTTCCGATAACTCATCGCATTGTACATTCTGTCTGCTCAAACATTCTCTTTATGCCCACTGATCTATTTTGGGGCTCTTTCCCTGACTCTTATTTCATAAAGACACTTTTGCGGTATATCACACGGAAATGATACTACACTGAAATTTCCCGCAAGTTATTTTGTTGGAGATGGGTATAATGCAAACTGTAATTCTCGTCTGAGCACGGGGGAGTGTTACCTGTACtgagcactgagacagaggtcACGCCTTTGTCCTCCCTTTGAATGTCCTGGACGAAGTCCCCCACGGTCATGAGCAGGGGCCGCAGTGTGAAGCGGCATCGCTCTTTCCTGGAAGGGAGGGGGAGAGCCACCACAGGCCGCCCATATCTGTGCTCCACAGTGATGTCTTACAGGCAGAGACAGAGCCCCACATTAGTTATTTCactctgcatatacagtacagtatgtgaaaggcGGGTGGCacggtggcatggtggcacagtggttagtatttgTGCCTGGAAGTGCTGAGAcccagggttcaattctagacctggAATGGGGTGCCATGTGGAGGTTCCCATGGTATGTTCCCCTCCATGTTCATGTGaggttcctctgggtgctccgtttcctcccacactccaaagacatactggtaggttaggtcttctgggaaaactggccctggtgtgtgtgccctgtgatggactatgTGCAGGTGCCTTTCACCTGTTACTTGACTGGACAGGCTTCAGTTTCCCCCACGTGGCCAgtttggaagaagtggttagaaaatggatatatGAATAGCCTCATTCAtgttttatatgtactgtatacagctaACTACGGCACTTCACCTAAATGCCTCAACATATCAAGCATATGACAAGGTCTACTGTATCTGGGGTGCAATGAAGCTGAAATAGCAGTTAAAGTGTGAAAGGATTTTAATTGAGGAACAGGGAAGAACATTTTTTACCTATGATAGAACGAAAGAATTGAGGACAATTTCAGCCTGAAGCACCTGGTTAATGATTTAACACATGTAATAGGATTCTTAGAGAGGGCAGATAACAGGCttattgttacagtacatcccCTAGTGAGTGCTCTGTAATATTCACGGATATGTTGAATTAGAATAACATGACTAAACTAATTGTTCAttgagcaattaaaaaaaataatgcgaagaaaaaataaagaagtatCTAATTAACTTCTGATTAATTATGAGATAACCCCAAAAATAAATAGAACCTGTCATTTCACAATTGAAATACATAGCTTGAAAACAATAGATTAACACATTCTGacatgatactgtacattgttgtaATGTTCTCTAACACGAGACCTAAATCTGATAATGTCTGCTTCAAAAATCCACACAACaccagaaataaataaaataataaataaaaagtattacAGAGGTAGACAgatatatttacaaaatgtctgcttcagttGAACAAAAACGTCTTGAAGTTGAGATGCAGTACTTGGacagttaaaaagaaaacaaattcatgAATATTATTTATGATGAAATATCTGCAGAATCAAGGCGGACGTTCTGTTGGAGCTTCTCATGGCACAAGTTAACACGTTAGTTATAAAAATAAGGTAAACCTACCATTGGAGGGTGCTAGAGTACTGCAGAACACAGCTCTCTGTGTTCCCCACTGGAGCTGTACTTGACGCTGGATCtgaaatacaatgaaaaatTAAGATTGTTAACCTCTCTTAAATCTTAAGGTACTGATACACTTAGTCCTATGGGATCAGCTTTCTTCTTTGGGAACTTTACCGGTGTGAATTACTTTTGTATTTCAAGACATTTCAGCACTTTTTTGTAATTTGAGCACAGTCAGACCAATTGTTAATTGAAGTCACTGTGCAGTGCAAGCTTCAGCAAATCAATAAGCCGAAAAGGCCTTGAGAGGCTTTTATAGATGGAGTCTAAAAGGACATCAAAGAGCCCAGTTAAGTTAGTCTTACAGGTAACCTGTTCCTGAAGCTTTGGGACACTTGGGGGCAGCCCAGTGATCCATTAATCAAGcaatttattcaattaagagaaCTCTGGTCCTTGACAATTGAAGGGCACTAAATGTTTAATATCAAAGGATTAAGATTGTTAAATGTAACAAATCACGATTAATTGGTGACACTATCATAATTAAAGTGCTCGAAGCCTTTAGACATTGGCAATTCAATTGTTACCAATAAAATCTATAGGACTACAGCTCTCCAGGACTGGGTTTGGAGACAATTGTTGTATAATAATCTATCATCATCTAATATCATCTCCTTTGAGCCATAGAGTTATGATGACTGCCTTCCAGGCAAACAGCAAAGCTTTTTAATGAACtaattcatttattatattatctGTATTTTTCTTATGATTCCACTGTTTCTCTTATGATGGTAATAATTTCAACTAATGATGAAATTAAATCTTAGATTGCATATCAGTAATGAGCATTTCAGCCCAGGACATTGCTAATTCAAGCAATTGCATAGGGCAAATATCTACTTAAACAGTACTAAACAAATTAACTGGCTTGCAGCTTTGGAAGTATCCTACATAGTTCCGCAACCTGTGACTTGATCAGGATTTGAATAGTATTATAACTGTTGtggcagtatacagtataagaataaCAGTAATATCTATTCCTTTGCAGGCTTTTTTATCTGTAACAACTTATAGGGAGAAGAGAGTGAACTTCATTCTGACGAGCAGAGCAGAGTGCAGAGCCACTTGattgtttcatacagtatgtaggagaGAACACAAGTCAGTTTAGAGACAGATAAGTCAATGAAAGATTCAGGGTTTGTGCTATCTGTATCAGTCTTTAGTCACAAGATGTCAGCACAACATCTCTAAAAGGAAACcagaaaagttacaaatttaGTATGACAGATTTCATTAGTATTTGTACTGAATATTGTCTATGGATAGATCTACAGAACTTGGACTTCGGAAGATGATtatgtaaattgtttttaacctttcaTATGTTCCAACTACACAAAATTACATTAGCCTAATCGCTGGAGGTCAGGAACAAAGGACGTCCTAATCCATTTAGCAGGCAAAATATTACTCAGAAGATTCCACACACTAATTTAAATACCCTCATGGAGTGCAGGAGTCACTACTGTGAGCTGAGACATAAAGAAACAATGGTTGATTTCATACTGAAAaggtaaaaagaataaaaataaagtactcAATAAGCCCCAGTGGGAGTTATATCTTATTTCACAAGATTTCTGACAAAATATAATGGCCCTTGGTAGTCACAGTATCCATGGACAAAATGTGTATGTCTGCAGAATTGCTTGATGTTATCTATTGCTCTCTCAAACACAGCAGTTTATGTGAACATAAACTGCGGTGAGAAGTAATCTTTGAATCATTCCAGCTCTGTAGTCAGAAAACCTGCTGAAGAATCTTGTTCTCTCTCACAGCTTCTGCTGACTGCAGTAAACCTCCTCATTTCTCCCCGTCTGTCAGCTGTCAACTAGTCCTGAAGAAACTCCAGCATAAGTGCACAAGACTGAAATgcatttaatcaatattaaattaactTGTTGGACAAAGCCAATATTCTTACATGTACCCAAAAAAAGCACTAGAATATATGCCCCAAAAAGTCATTTTATACCATAAATCTTGGTATTTTTGTGTTGCTTCTTCATTGTACAAATGGACTTGTGAACACATATTGACAGAAGTGCTTTGTTTGTAGAGACACACGGTTATTAAATATTGTGCAAAATAGCTAAAAGGCAAACCTTTTTGCTTAATACGATTTCAGGCAATATACTGGCTACAATACTTGTGTGTAGTATTTTACGAGAGGAAAATCAATCTCAAATCCATGACAAGGAAAGAGATCTGTGACTGTCTACTATTCACAGTATCCTGACACTTCATTAACATCTGTAGGATGAAAAGTGTTACATCAGTGTAATTAACAAGGACTTTCATCACTTCTTCTCCATATTCTGAGTGTTTTGTTCATTTGACTCACTTTTGAAGAATAAGTCTGGGGTTCTGTTCACTTTCTGAGTGAACGAACATTTACTTTAGCATATACATTATCTGAAACCGGGAATAAAATAAACCAAGATAAACGGCTTATGAAATGAGTTTTTTTAATCGCATTTCAAACCTCTATTCTTAATATTCCGTCACTTTCCGACTTTGCAGAAATACTCTGGCCTAGAGTATTGATGCTGATATTAGAAGACATTACCACCTTGGCTAATGGAATTGCCTGCACAATACCCATTCGGTGTTCCTATCAGTCATGTCACAAATTTGTCTTTCCCAGTTTGaacgtactgtacagtgtatgtgTCATTAGTCATGAAACAGTGAAGATTCCATTTAAGTTTAATTTATATTCTGTATGTTTcctgcaaaatatatttatgaaatAGGTGGCACAGTgcctagcattgctgccttgcagtgctggggccctgggttcagtgcAGAACCTAGGGCACtatatgtggagtttgtatgttcatgtgagtttcctctggtttactcccacagtccaaagacatactggaaggttaattgggTTCTGGGAAAGTTGCCTCTAGATGcaagtgtgtgccctgtgatggactagcgtcCCGTTCtgggcgtaccctgccttgtgcccgttgcttgccacgATAAGACCCAGATtctccacaaccctgaattggaagaagtggttaaaaaatgaatggatatataatatatacagtatgtttattgtaGATAATACTGTATGCTAAATCAGGAGGCACCACATGACTGTAAATGCTTTTGCCCACTGGAATTAAAGTTTAAATCTATTTTCTTACTGTAATTCTGCCTTCTATTTAATTTTCTGTCAGGAACAAACAGTAATTTTGAAAAACCAAATCCTGTCTTCATGCAAGACGAAGCATGTTGACATAACTTACTGCACAAACAATACAGTAGTGCTAGAGTGGAGAGATCAATTAAGGCTTGTCAGCATTAAGTTAAAAAACAGTTCCAGCTATCCATGCCCATGCAAACCTAAGCCAGTGACTCACTCTTAAGTGCTGCATAATGGCTCCTTGTAGATTTAGTTTGGCTAAAAAATCCCACAATGAGACTCGAAGCATGTGGATCAAAATCTCTAGGCAGCAAGAAACAGTTATTGCTGGCATAACTGGAATAGCAGATGCAGTAACAGGAATACCACAGCAGTTCATGTTGTATCTCTACTTCCCACTTCCTCCATAAACATCCCACAGCTTCCCGTTGGAACATCCCCTGACAGGTGCACAAGACCAGATTTGAAAACCAGTCTAACTAAAATAAAGGTTGATTATTAACTTCAGCTGACCATTACAGAACATACTTGAAagtacttatatacagtactgtaagtagtGCCCATTAGAAGACGTGAAAACTACTATGGACACAAAACCCAATCCCATTGATCTGGCAGTGCACTGTTGTCGAGGTTATCCTCAATGTCCCCTTTATCTATGTGTAGCAGGTGTCACTGATCTTCAGTGTACAGTTTGTATACAAGATATTTGTTTCAATAGGTCAGTTAACTTATAAACCATACAAATTATGAGGTAAATTGATTTATAAATTACAGTGTATGTAAAAGATTGGGTACCCCTGGTCAAACTGCATGTCTCACAGAATCTCTAAGCAaaaagaagttaacacaacctctgcagGGCACAAACTtaaacatgaca
Above is a genomic segment from Lepisosteus oculatus isolate fLepOcu1 chromosome 1, fLepOcu1.hap2, whole genome shotgun sequence containing:
- the LOC102696502 gene encoding calcium uniporter regulatory subunit MCUb, mitochondrial encodes the protein MVFLGRVVKLQVAVLRRALSSCVAVKTTSTSRVKVLAQIQRQVQLQWGTQRAVFCSTLAPSNDITVEHRYGRPVVALPLPSRKERCRFTLRPLLMTVGDFVQDIQREDKGVTSVSVLSTDGMKISSSTSIENLLSKDFQLLINDVTYDVHSSNIGKVSSEQLTQLEDMKTLVHRLHIALHLSEHHLLKEKELLEKLDGLKEELTPLEKVKSQVVRKAEFRSSTLMWVGIALLSAQGGALAWLTWWVYSWDIMEPVTYFITYSTSMGALAYFILTKQDYVYPDMKDRQFLHDLYKVSKRQRFDVQKYNKLKEELALVEEDLRRLRNSIQLQLPIEQIKPRE